The Streptomyces sp. R28 region GCCGCAGTCGGCGCCGGCGGTGCCGTTGCAACGGGACCTCGACCGGATCCAGCGTCGGCTGCGGCTCAAACCGGAGGCGCTGGAGCGGGAGTTGGAGCTCGACCTGCGCAAGGAGAACGACGCCGAGCGCAGCAGGCTGCTGCACCGGCTGCGGCTGCTCGGCGTGGAGTGGGGAGAGCCGGTCGCGTCGCGGGGCAGCACGGGGACGTTCCGGGAGACGTGGCGGCTGCGGTGGGAGCCGGAGCTGTCTGTGCGGGTCGCGGAGGCCGGGGTGTGGGGGACCACCGTGTTCTCCGCGGCGACCGCCAAGGCGGAGGCGGACGCCGTCGCCGCACAGGACCTGGCCGACGTCACCGCACTCGCGGAGCGCTGTCTGCTGGCCGAACTGCCGGACGCGCTGCCCGCGGTGATGCGGATCCTCGCCGACCGGGCCGCCCTCGACGCGGATGTCGGCCATCTCGCCCAGGCCCTGCCCGCACTGGTCCGTTCCCTGCGCTACGGCGATGTGCGCGGCACGGACACCGGAGCGCTCACGGAGGTCGCCGCGGGGCTTGCCGAGCGCATCTTCGTCGGCCTGCCCCCTGCCTGTACCGCCCTGGACGCGGACGCGGCCGAGGAGATGCGGCGCCATGTGGACGCGGTGCACGGGGCGGTGGGGTTGCTGGGCGACGTGGTGGCTTCCGGGCAGGTCGCAGCGAGCGAGGCGTCCGCGGCGGGCCGGGGCACGTCGGGTGAGGTATCGGCATCGGACCGGGGCGCCCAAAGCGAGGCCGCCGTTGCGGGACACGGCACCCAAGGGGAGGGCGACGCCCCGTCAGACCGCGGTACTCCGTCAGGGGATGGCGCCCAAGGCGAGAGCGGCACCCCTTCAGGGCACGGCGCCCAAGGCCACGGCGGCATCCCCGGCACCGCGCCGGTGCTTGGCCACGGCGGCTTGCGCAAGCGTTGGCACAGGGTGCTTCGGGTGCTGTCCGGGCGGGACGTCGTGCCCGGCGTCATCCGCGGTCGCACTGTACGACTGCTACTGGACGACGGGGAGTTGGCGCAGGACGAGGCGGCGCGGCTGATGGGGCTCGCGTTGTCGCCGGGGACGCCGCCGGGGGACGCGGCCGCGTGGATCGAGGGGTTCGTCGGTGGCGGTTCCGGTGGCGGGATGCTGCTCGTCCATGACGAGCGGCTGCTCGGGTTGGTCGATGCGTGGCTGACGGGGGTGCCCGCGGAGGCGTTCACGGATGTGCTGCCGCTGCTGAGGCGGACGTTCTCGGCGTATGAGCCGGGAGTGCGGCGGACCTTGGGCGAGCTGGTTCGGCGGGGGCCGGGGGAGCGGGGCGGTGCGGGGGCCGGAGGCTCCGGCATACCCGGCTTCGCCGCCGAGCTCGACCTGGAGCGGGCGGATGCCGTGTTGCCGGTGGTGCGGTTGCTGCTGGGGCTGGACCAGGTGGAAGAGGACGTCGAGAACGAGCGTGGCGAGAACGGCATCGGCGAGAACGACCTTGTGGGGGCGACGGGATGACGACTGACGGTGTGACGGAGTCGAGGGAGCGGGCCGGAGCGGGGGGTGCCAGAAGCAAAGCGCATGGGTTCCCCGCGCAGGGCGGGCCGGCGACGACGACCGTGCCGGTGAATCCGGGGGTCTTGGTGATCCCGCTGTGGGAGCGGCCTCTTCAGGGAGCGTGCCGATGACGTCCGGGTCGATGGACACCGGCGGCGACCGGGAGCGGCTGCGGCGGTGGCGGATGGTGCTGGGCGGGGACGACGCCGACGGCACCGGGTACACGCTCTCCGGGCGGGACGCCGCGATGGACGGGGCGCTGGGCGCCCTCTACGGCAAGGGGGGCAAGAAGGCACAGTCGGGGAAGGACCGTTCGGCGGGGCTCGGGGCGTCGGCGCCGTCCGTGGCGCGATGGCTCGGGGACATCCGGAGGTACTTCCCGTCGTCCGTCGTCCAGGTCATGCAGCGGGACGCCATCGACCGGCTCGGGCTGAACGCCCTGCTGCTGGAGCCGGAGATGCTGGAGGCGGTGGAGGCGGACGTGCACCTCGTCGGCACGCTTCTCTCGCTCAACAAGGCGATGCCGGAGACCACGAAGGAGACAGCGAGGGCCGTCGTGCGCAAGGTCGTCGAGGACCTGGAGAAGCGGCTCGCCAGCCGCACCCGGGCCACCCTCACCGGTGCCCTCGACCGCAGTGCGCGTATCAACCGGCCACGCCACCACGACATCGACTGGAACCGCACCATCGCGGCCAACCTCAAGCACTACCTGCCGGAATACCGGACGGTCGTGCCGGAGCGGCTCATCGGGTACGGGCGGGCGTCGCAGTCTGTGAAGAAGGAGGTCGTCCTCTGCATCGACCAGTCCGGGTCGATGGCGGCGTCCGTGGTGTACGCCTCCGTGTTCGGGGCCGTGCTGGCGTCCATGCGGTCCATCAGCACGCGTCTCGTCGTCTTCGACACATCCGTCGTCGACCTCACCGACCAGCTCGACGACCCGGTCGACGTCCTGTTCGGCACTCAGCTGGGCGGCGGCACGGACATCAACCGGGCGCTCGCGTACTGCCAGTCGCAGATCACCCGGCCCGCGGAGACGGTGGTCGTGCTGATCAGCGACCTGTACGAGGGAGGCATACGGAACGAGATGCTCAAGCGGGTCGCCGCGATGAAGGCGTCCGGGGTGCAGTTCGTCACGTTGCTGGCGCTGTCGGACGAGGGGGCGCCCGCCTACGACCGGGAGCATGCTGCCGCGCTCGCGGCGTTGGGCGCACCGGCCTTCGCCTGTACGCCCGACCTGTTCCCGGACGTGATGGCGGCGGCCATCGAGAAGCGGCCGATTCCGGTGCCGGACACGGTGTGAGGGGGCGGTGTGAGCAGGCGATGTGAAAGGGCGGCGTGAGGAGGTGGAACGGCGCGGAATCACTGGTGATTTGTCGACCTGGTGACGTCCGGCTTGGGCCAGCAAAAGGGACATGAGGCGCATCGGGCACGGGGGGCTTGCGCAACCTCGGGAGGGCCGTGCAAGTATCGGACACCTGTTCAGCGGTGCGCCGCGCTCCGCTCGTCCGCACCGCAGCGCACCGCACGGCAGCGCACCGCGTCGCTTCGGCTCGCTGCACCTCACGCGTACCTCGCTGCAGCTCACGCGTACTTCGTTCCGTCGCACGGGAGGACCGTCGCCCCTTGACCTGGCCAGCCGCTCTGCCGGGTGCCGCTCTGCGCGTCGTGCGCACAGCGGCCGGGCGGCGTGTGCTGCAGGTGGTGCTGGTGGTGGGCGGTCTTTTCGCGCTCGGGTTCCTCTGTGGAGAGCGGGCGTATGCGGCGGACGGGGTGCCGGTGGGTACTGCGTCCACGTCATCAACCGCATCAACGGCGTCCTCCGCCGATCTCCGGTCGACGGAGGAGAGTGCGGTCGAAGGGCTCGTGACCGCACCGGCCAAGCCCGGCGTTCGCGATGAGTCGACCGCTCCGGCCAAGCCGACAACCTCCCGGCACCCGGCATCCCAGTACCGGACTCCCGGGCCCCCGGCTCCCGAGGCCCTGGCTCCTCAGGACCAAGCCTCCCTGGACCAGGCATCCCTGGACCAGGCCCCCCGAGCCGGCGCTCCCCACCCCAGCGACGACCAAATCCTCAGCTTCGCAACCCATCACGTCACCCAGACCGTCGGCACCCAAGTCGTGCAGCCGGTCGGCGACGTCGTGCGGACGGTGGCCGAGGGGCTGACTGAGGGGCTGGCCGACGTGCAGGCGGAGGTACCGCCGTTGGCGTCGCTGCCCACGCTGCCCACGCTGCCCACGCTGCCCACGCTGCCGACGGCGCCCGAGTCGCCGGGGTGGCCGAGCATGCCGGGGTTGGAATTCCCCGACCTGCCCGAGCTTCCCGGCACGGAGCTTCCCGGCACCGAGCTTCCCGTGCTGCCCGCGGCGCCGGGGCAGACGTTGCCCGCGCCCGTCACCGGGACGCCGCAGCCGGGGTCCGCAGTGCCCGCGTCGGGTGCGGGGCGCGATGACGAGGGACGTACCGGCGAGGAAAAGGGGACCGTCGTCTTCGGCCCCCGGTTCGTCGCCGACGTCACCGCGTCGCATGCCCCGCTCGTCGGCGGTGTGCACCGCGGCGCGACCTTCGGCTACGCCCCTGTCCGCCAGGTGCCGGTCGATCACCCGGGCGGTGTGCTGGGCAGCCGCTCGGCAGGCGACGGCGGTGCGTCGCGGCACGGTGACGCGCACGCCGTCTCGCTGAACCAGCGGGCCCCGCTGCGGCTGGTGCCAGGCGCCGCCGCCCGCGTCGACGCGGACGAGATCCAGGACAGGCACCGGGACATTCCGGTTTCCCCCGCATAGGCCAGTAGGCCGACCCTCCCCGCCGTAGACCTGCCGCGCGGGGGCGGAAACAGGTCTGCCCGCCCGTCCGGACACCCCCCAGCTCCCGGATGTCCGCCCGACATCCCCCGGACGGAAGCCGCTGGCGCCGTACCCGGTCCCGCTGGTCCCCGACTCCCCGGACCGCGACCGGAACCGGCGCCGCAATGTCCCCAACCGTCCGAAGCCCCGGAGTTCTTCGCAACTCTGTTCCTCCGGGGGCCTTCGGAGCCCCAAGATCTAGGGATCCGACGCACGCATGAACAAGAACATCCGCCGTTCGATCGTCATAGCCGCAGGTGTCACCGGCGCCTGGGCGCTCGGTTCGGCCGCCGCCAGCGCGGACGAACTGCCCGCCTCCACCCTCTCCGTACCGGACGCGACCACCGACGCGACCGCCGCGGCCGACAGCGCCGACGACCCCGGCCTGCTCGGCGCCGTCACCGACACCGTCAGCGGCGTCGTCTCCGACGTGACCGACACCGTCTCCGGCGTCACCGACGGTGCCACCAGCACGGTCACCGACACCGCCGCCACGGCCGAGACGGTGCCCGCGAGCGCCGCCGAGCAGGCCCGCCGCTACGTCGACGCCAAGGTCACCGTCCCGTCAGCCGCCAAGACCACCACCTCCACCACCTCCACCAAGGCAAAGGGCGCCGCCCAGGTCATCCAGGGCGCCAAGGCCGCCCGCGCCGACAAGGCCGCCGCCCAGGCCGAGGCCAAGATCTCCGCCGACGCCACCGATGCCGTCGCCGACGTCAGGAACGCATCGCAGGACGCCCCGCAGCTCCCCGGCACCATCGACTACCTCTTCGGCCCCCTCGCCGCCTTCGCCCCCGAGTTGGAGCAGGCGCTCGCCGCTACGCAGACGAAGCTGCAGGGCACGCAGGCGGCGGCCCGTTCGCAGGCGCAGGGCGTCGAGGGCGTCGTACGGACGAAGGCGCAGTACGCCGTCGCGGGCGCGGGCCGTACCGCCGCGGGTGTGCAGGGCGCCGGGCAGGCCGCGGTCGCCTACGCCGACAGCAGGACCGCGGGCACGGCGACGGCCGCCGAGTCCACCGCCACCGGCAAGGCCACCGCCGTAAAGGCGGCCGCCGAGGCCTCCGTCTCCGCCGTCCCGAGCCATGTCACCGGCACGGTCGGCGGCGTCCGACAGCGCGTCGTCGGCACGGTGAGCGCCGTCCCCGGCACGGTCACCCCGGTCGTCGCTCAGACCTCCGACGCGGTCGTCCCGCCGATCGTCACCGAGGCCGTGCACGGTGTGCTCCCGGTTGCCGGGCACGCCGTCGACGGCGTCGTCCCCACCGCCACCCACGCCGTGGCCGGGGTGACCCCGGTCGCCGGCAACACGGTGACCGGCGTCCAGCCGGTGGCCGTCGGTGCGGTCGCCGGGGTGCGGCCGGTCGCCGGCCAGGCGGTGGGCGGCGTCGTGCCCGTCGCCCAGGGCGCGGTGGCCGGGGTCGCCCGGACCGCCGGGCACACGGTCGACGCAGCGACCGCGCTGGCGTACGGCGTTGTCGCCGGCGTCCAGCCCGTGGCCGGCCAGGCCGTCGCCGGCGTCCAGCCGGTCGCCGCCGGTGCCGTCGAGGGCGTGCAGCCGGTGGCCCACGGCGCGGTGGGCGACGTCCAGCACCTCGCGTACGGCACCGTCGCCGACGTGCAGCACGTCGCCTACGGCACCGTCTCCGACGTCCAGCCGGTCGCGCAGGGCGTCACCGCCGACGTGCCCCCGTACGCCACCGGCCTGGCCGGCCAGGCCACCGCCGATGTCACCGGTGCCGTTCTGCCGCCGGTCGCCGGCACGGCCGTGCACGGGGTCGTGCCGGTCGCCGGGCAGGCCGTCGGGGACGCGGGTGCGCTGGGGTACGGCGTGGTCGGCGACGTCCGGCCCTTCGCGGGCGGTGTCGTCGGCGAGGTCGGCCCCTTCGCGCACGGGGTGGCCGGGCAGGCCGTCCCCTTCGCCGGGGGCGTCACCGAGGAGGTGCAGCCGTTCGCGTACGGCGTCACCGGCGCCGTGCAGCCCGTCGTGGACACGGTCGTGGACACCGTCCAGCCGGTCGTGCGGGGCGTCGGCGGCAGCGCCACCCACCTCGCGTACGGCGTCACGGAGGACCTGCGGCCCTTCGCGGACGGTGTCGTCGGCCAGGTCGACCCCTTCGCCCACGGCGTCGCGCACCAGGTCGCGCCCTTCGCCGAGGACCTGACCGGGACCGTCCAGTACTCGGCAGGCCCGCTGGCGGGCAACGCCGGTACCGGCGCCCAGCAGGTGGCCCACTCGATCACGCCGGGTTACGCGCAGGACATCCACCCCGGCGGCGCGTACCGCATCTGACCGCACCACATCTGAGCGCCCCACCCCCGACGTCGTACGACGGCCCCCGGCGGAGCCACGTACGGCGCATCCGCCGCCACGGTGAGCGCGACCACCGCGCGCCCGAGGCGACCGACCGACTCCGCGGGGCGGACGGACCCGGACGGCCGAACACCGTCGGCCGATCCGACCGGAACCCCGCGGGAAGGGCCGCGTGATCCCTATTGGGGTGGGGATCACGCGGCCCAGAGCCCACAGGGGCGGCCCATTCGTGCCCCTTCGGGCTGCGCAAGGGACCTCACCGGGTCAACCCCAGCCCGGTGAGGTCCTTTTCGTTGCGCTACCGGTGCGCTACCGGAAACTCACAGGCGGCACGCCGTGCCAGAGATCTTTGCTGATGGCGGCATCATGTGACAGGTATCACCGCTCAGGTGTGACCCTCGATTTAGGGGCGTCCTGCAACCAGCGATAACCTGCGAGACGGACATGCCGCGCGCTCGGACACCGTGTGCGCCTCCCTTGTGACAGACAGCGGTCGGACGTCACGTTGCCCTCGCGGCACGCCCACGCAGACAACGAACCGCGAGATCACTGATAGGGACGGAAGCGCGTGGACCTGTTCGAGTACCAGGCGAGGGACCTCTTCGCCAAGCACGATGTACCGGTGCTGGCCGGTGAAGTCATCGACACGCCTGAGGCGGCCCGCGCAGCCACTGAGCGTCTCGGTGGCAAGTCCGTCGTCAAGGCCCAGGTGAAGGTCGGCGGCCGTGGCAAGGCCGGTGGCGTCAAGCTCGCCGCGAACGCGGACGAGGCCGTCGCCCGCGCGACGGACATCCTCGGCATGGACATCAAGGGCCACACGGTCCACAAGGTGATGATCGCCGAGACGGCCCCGGAGATCCTGGAGGAGTACTACGTCTCCTTCCTCCTCGACCGTGCCAACCGCACCTTCCTCTCCATCGCCTCCGTCGAGGGCGGCATGGAGATCGAGGAGGTGGCGGCCACCCGTCCGGAGGCCGTCGCCAAGATCGCGATCGACGCCATCGACGGCGTGGACGAGGCCAAGGCCCGCGAGATCGTCGAGGCCGCCAAGTTCCCGGCCGAGGTCGCGGACAAGGTCGCAGGCGTCCTGATCACGCTGTGGGACACCTTCATCAAGTCGGACGCCCTCCTCGTCGAGGTCAACCCGCTCGCGAAGGTCGCCTCCGGTGACGTCATCGCCCTCGACGGCAAGGTGTCGCTCGACGAGAACGCCGAGTTCCGCCACCCCGAGTACGAGGAGCTCCACGACAAGGACGCGGCCAACCCGCTCGAGGCCGCCGCCAAGGCGAAGGGCCTCAACTACGTCAAGCTCGAGGGCGAGGTCGGCATCATCGGCAACGGCGCGGGGCTCGTCATGAGCACCCTGGACGTCGTCGCGTACGCCGGTGAGAACCACGGCAACGTCAAGCCGGCCAACTTCCTGGACATCGGCGGTGGCGCCTCCGCCCAGGTCATGGCCAACGGTCTGGAGATCATCCTCGGCGACCCGGACGTCAAGTCCGTCTTCGTCAACGTCTTCGGTGGCATCACCGCCTGTGACGAGGTCGCCAACGGCATCGTCCAGGCCCTGAAGCTCCTCGAGGACCGCGGCGAAGAGGTCACCAAGCCGCTCGTCGTCCGCCTCGACGGCAACAACGCCGAGCTCGGCCGACAGATCCTCACCGACGCCAACCACCCGCTGGTCCAGCGCGTCGACACCATGGACGGCGCCGCCGACAAGGCCGCCGAACTGGCCCACGCCGCCAAGTAAGCACTCAGGACGAGGACACAACACACCATGGCTATCTGGCTCAACAAGGACAGCAAGGTCATCGTCCAGGGCATGACCGGCTCCACCGGCATGAAGCACACCAAGCTCATGCTCGGTGACGGCACCGAGGTCGTGGGCGGCGTGAACCCGCGCAAGGCGGGTACCTCCGTGGACTTCGACGGCACCGAGGTACCGGTTTTCGGTACCGTCAAGGAGGCCATCGAGAAGACCGGCGCCAACGTCTCCGTCATCTTCGTGCCGGAGAAGTTCACCAAGGACGCGGTCGTCGAGGCCATCGACGCCGAGATCCCCCTGGCCGTCGTGATCACCGAGGGCATCGCCGTGCACGACACGGCCGCCTTCTGGGCCTACGCCGGCAAGAAGGGCAACAAGACCCGCATCATCGGCCCGAACTGCCCCGGCATCATCACCCCGGGTCAGTCGAACGTCGGCATCATCCCGGGCGACATCACGAAGCCGGGCCGCATCGGCCTGGTCTCGAAGTCCGGCACGCTGACGTACCAGATGATGTACGAGCTGCGTGACATCGGCTTCTCGACCGCCGTCGGCATCGGTGGCGACCCGATCATCGGCACCACGCACATCGACGCGCTCGCCGCGTTCGAGGCCGACCCCGACACCGACCTGATCGTCATGATCGGCGAGATCGGTGGCGACGCCGAGGAGCGGGCCGCGGACTTCATCGCGAAGAACGTGACCAAGCCGGTCGTCGGCTACGTCGCGGGCTTCACCGCGCCCGAGGGCAAGACCATGGGCCACGCCGGCGCCATCGTCTCCGGTTCGTCCGGCACCGCCCAGGCGAAGAAGGAGGCCCTCGAGGCCGCCGGTGTCAAGGTCGGCAAGACGCCGACCGAGACGGCGAAGCTGGCGCGCGAGATCCTCGGCGGCTGAACGCAGTCACGGCCGTAGTCCAGGTCGTGGTCGAGGCCGTAGTCACGGCACTCAGCTGAACGTTGGTGGGCCCGTTCCCTCGGTGGGGGCGGGCCTGCCAGCGTATTCACAGGCGAGTGGGCAAGGGCAGGCGTCACTGCACCTGTGGCGCCAGCCGTTCCGGGCCGTGCTGCATCTCTGAGCGCAGCTTTTCCCTCAGCTTCTGCTCCGCCTTCGACAACGGGCCCGGCGCCACTTTCGGGGGCACGCCGAGCACCGTCTGCCCCGGTGGCACCGGGGGTTCGTACCGGGTCGGGGCCGTTCGCAGCGTCAAGGCCGTCGTGCCGATGAGGGCCACGGTGAACGCGATCGCCGCTCGCGTCCAGAACCGGGCCCGGCGTTCGCTGCCGTC contains the following coding sequences:
- the sucD gene encoding succinate--CoA ligase subunit alpha, translating into MAIWLNKDSKVIVQGMTGSTGMKHTKLMLGDGTEVVGGVNPRKAGTSVDFDGTEVPVFGTVKEAIEKTGANVSVIFVPEKFTKDAVVEAIDAEIPLAVVITEGIAVHDTAAFWAYAGKKGNKTRIIGPNCPGIITPGQSNVGIIPGDITKPGRIGLVSKSGTLTYQMMYELRDIGFSTAVGIGGDPIIGTTHIDALAAFEADPDTDLIVMIGEIGGDAEERAADFIAKNVTKPVVGYVAGFTAPEGKTMGHAGAIVSGSSGTAQAKKEALEAAGVKVGKTPTETAKLAREILGG
- a CDS encoding DUF5682 family protein encodes the protein MLLGVRHHGPGSARAVRAALDAARPRVVLIEGPPEADALIPLAADEDMRPPVALLAHAVDEPGRSAFWPLAEFSPEWVAIRWALEHQVPARFIDLPATHTLAWGRQDEAALDVGVGGGREAEPGSDAQPGTDGGGHAGTDGGGQESGAADADGAGGGGDPRADVRVDPLAVLADAAGYDDPERWWEDVVEHRGVGDGDAFAPFLGLEEAMGALREVHGSGGHERDLVREAYMRLQVRAAQREFGDEVAVVCGAWHVPALRRRSSVAADKALLKGLPKVKADMTWVPWTYRRLARVSGYGAGIDSPGWYGHLFGAPDRPVERWMTKVAGLLRDEDRIVSSAHVIEAVRLAETLAAMRGRPLAGLSETTDAVRAVMCEGSDVPLALVHDRLVVGDLLGEVPQSAPAVPLQRDLDRIQRRLRLKPEALERELELDLRKENDAERSRLLHRLRLLGVEWGEPVASRGSTGTFRETWRLRWEPELSVRVAEAGVWGTTVFSAATAKAEADAVAAQDLADVTALAERCLLAELPDALPAVMRILADRAALDADVGHLAQALPALVRSLRYGDVRGTDTGALTEVAAGLAERIFVGLPPACTALDADAAEEMRRHVDAVHGAVGLLGDVVASGQVAASEASAAGRGTSGEVSASDRGAQSEAAVAGHGTQGEGDAPSDRGTPSGDGAQGESGTPSGHGAQGHGGIPGTAPVLGHGGLRKRWHRVLRVLSGRDVVPGVIRGRTVRLLLDDGELAQDEAARLMGLALSPGTPPGDAAAWIEGFVGGGSGGGMLLVHDERLLGLVDAWLTGVPAEAFTDVLPLLRRTFSAYEPGVRRTLGELVRRGPGERGGAGAGGSGIPGFAAELDLERADAVLPVVRLLLGLDQVEEDVENERGENGIGENDLVGATG
- the sucC gene encoding ADP-forming succinate--CoA ligase subunit beta — encoded protein: MDLFEYQARDLFAKHDVPVLAGEVIDTPEAARAATERLGGKSVVKAQVKVGGRGKAGGVKLAANADEAVARATDILGMDIKGHTVHKVMIAETAPEILEEYYVSFLLDRANRTFLSIASVEGGMEIEEVAATRPEAVAKIAIDAIDGVDEAKAREIVEAAKFPAEVADKVAGVLITLWDTFIKSDALLVEVNPLAKVASGDVIALDGKVSLDENAEFRHPEYEELHDKDAANPLEAAAKAKGLNYVKLEGEVGIIGNGAGLVMSTLDVVAYAGENHGNVKPANFLDIGGGASAQVMANGLEIILGDPDVKSVFVNVFGGITACDEVANGIVQALKLLEDRGEEVTKPLVVRLDGNNAELGRQILTDANHPLVQRVDTMDGAADKAAELAHAAK
- a CDS encoding VWA domain-containing protein; amino-acid sequence: MTSGSMDTGGDRERLRRWRMVLGGDDADGTGYTLSGRDAAMDGALGALYGKGGKKAQSGKDRSAGLGASAPSVARWLGDIRRYFPSSVVQVMQRDAIDRLGLNALLLEPEMLEAVEADVHLVGTLLSLNKAMPETTKETARAVVRKVVEDLEKRLASRTRATLTGALDRSARINRPRHHDIDWNRTIAANLKHYLPEYRTVVPERLIGYGRASQSVKKEVVLCIDQSGSMAASVVYASVFGAVLASMRSISTRLVVFDTSVVDLTDQLDDPVDVLFGTQLGGGTDINRALAYCQSQITRPAETVVVLISDLYEGGIRNEMLKRVAAMKASGVQFVTLLALSDEGAPAYDREHAAALAALGAPAFACTPDLFPDVMAAAIEKRPIPVPDTV